CACATAAGTCATCCAAACCAGCATTTTAGTTTCAAACCACAAATACTTTCAAAATCCATATTACAACTTAAATAAAGATTTACTggccataataataataatcagaaATACTGAAAGAAAAACCTAGCGTCCATCACTATGGCTCATAGTCCATTGAATTCCTCAGAGAATAGACTTTCATATGGGTACACTGATCTGGTCCTCATGAAGGTGCACAGTGAAGTCATTCAGTGTTCACTTCAAATCTCTCATCACACTCCAATTAAATGTCCTGGTATACAGGTTTTGCTGAGAGGATGCAGTATTCTGACAGAGCCTGGGAATTCTGAAAATAAGTTGGCACTTCCAAGACTAAACCTGAATGACTTGACAGTTTCTTTCAGTATGCAAGTCATACCTAGTGATTCTTGCTATGTCTGGAACTCAAAGGGGTGAAATCCAATTTATAAAAATTCTTGATATGTTCCAGCTCATTCATGGCATGTTTGGAAGTTGTCACCAGAGTTTCCTAATAATGGACTTAATTTGTGGTCTGTTTACGCTGGTTTTATCTGCATTATTCTCAAAGTATAGATAGAGGCAAAGATTAAAACTTGGGACaacaaacatactgactgaATAAAGAGCTTCAGATTTCCAGCTGGCCTCAAATGCAATACATGTTAAAAGGTTCTTCTGTAAGACTACTAACCTGTATGGGTCAATGGTAATTATGCTTTAAAATAAAAATTCAACTACCAGTCTACCTTgaacaggggaaaaaaaaaaaggaaaaaaaaaaaaaaaaaaaagacttgcacCGACCTGGGCATGGAGggcagcggcggcggcagcagcggcgGGGTAGGTGAACGCTGTGTGGGGAAGACCAGGGGTCAGCTCAGTGGTGTACAGTGGGTAAGGGGACCAGGCCTCAGGTGAAGCAGGGATCAACGCTGCCCCCGTCAGGTCATCTGTAAAGGCACACCAGGACCACCACCCATGCCAACATAGACAACTCACTCAGACCACTTATTACACACAAGGCTTATCAGTGAATTGTTAGGGTTGACCCACTATGGTTACTTGCAAGGTAGTAAAAATCATGATCAGTAATTCAAACACAGTACGTTATATCCAACACAAGCACGAATGTAAGATTACACTCCCTGGTTCAACAAATTGGCATGGCAGTTTGGCAAATGGGTGTTGAAAATGTCCCCTATGGTATATGCTACAGCCATTTGTGATGGGGCAAATTGAAGTCATTACAGAAGGCACCGAGTCTGGATCATTTTTACTCTAAAGGCTGCAGAGGTTACAGCTAAATGAACTAATCCAGATCCTAACACTACACCAGTAGTGTGCtcttttacagtaaaaaaatcaaataaatacaCTGGGTCTCATAAGTCCCAGCCAGCACACTAAGTACTAGTGGTGGTGTACTCATCAGCCTTCCAACCATGAGAAGCTTGAATGACAAAACTGTAGCTTGCCCTTGACAGTTGCTCATTTGTGAAAGAGTGACACTTCTAGTTTTACAAAGCAAAAGGGCCCTCTGCTCTACTGGCATGCATGTGAGTGAAATTAGTTGGGTGATGTGGAGCTGCAGGTTTTACGCCCGTCTTGCTGTCCGAGGGCGGGTCACTGTTGTCAGTGCGGTGCAAGTGCTAGCTCTATGCGTGGCTGGAAAAAACTTACATGGGTCCCGTGCTATGAAGTGTGCTCCTAGAGCAGGGTGGATATTTGTGGGGTTCGGTGTGGCCATCAGTTTACTCTTAGCCATCTTCGTGTTGGCCTTAGCAAACTCTAACCGTAGGGTCTGTGGACTTTCTGGGTCAAAACGTATCCCCTGAGAACAAAAGGGGGGGTACAATGAGGGCGGACGGACCCAATGTGCAGTGTGCCCTGAGCTTGTGTTCACATGCAGGTGAATGGTACTGCTTGGATATTAAAAGTGGTGTGTTTGCAGAAGAGAACTACTTGGAAAATGTGTACAGTGTACTAGTTCTAGTGTTGAAATGGAACTTACAATGTATATTTGCAAAAGAACAGGTGCGCATCTACAGAAGATAGGCCTCCAACATTACTTGGACTCTTGTCCAGTTTATGAAACTGGCCAAAGATTTCATTTGTGAAAATGAGAAGGAAGCCCCACCAAGCTAATAAGAGTGAAGCAGGACCATGAAAGAAAATGGTGTTTAAATTCCAAGTGTATTACTGAGCTAAAGCAAATTTGAAGGGGACCATCCCTCTGTGAATCATCTAAAAGCAGACAGTTCAATAATTCAGAGCTTCAGTTACAGTTGACCGAGTGCTTACGTTTAATGCATTTTTTGCCGCTTCAGCGCCAGACCGACTGTCAAAGGTAACAAACCCAACAGGCTGGAAAAGGGTAGAGAAGACGTTCACAATCTGTCTTGGTACATCATTAATCAATGGTAAGAGGAAACATCAATACATGCAGGTTGAATACATAGACAATTTCATATGTATGCTCCACAAGCATGAACAGTGAATTACTCCATTTAAAACAAACTTGATTAGGTCAACTAACCATTTGCCCAACCTTCAGATGAAGTGAACACATTGAATGTTATAGTTGACAATCTAAAAGTTCAGCTTCCATAAAATTGTGATACTTTTAAAAATGGGGACCAGTTTCCTTATAGCAATCAAATTACTTGCAAGCATCAAGTCAATCACAGGGATAAGTGGACATAGTGATGTGCCAATTTGAAGGAAAGGGTTAAAATTCTGTAATTCCAAGCAATAACCAGCAACATCTCACCTGCTTTGATGTTAATTTAATCAGTGAACCTTCATAACCCtgaaaaggaaaataaatccaATTAACAGCCATGAAGTCACATGCTTGGTGAGATAGGAATTCCATTGCTCCTCCCCATATGAAGCAAACTACTAATATGGTCCTGGCCCACAGTCTCAGCCagcagtagaaaaaaaaaaaaaagtgactaAATGTTTTTATAAGCCTGGTCAAACAACTAAAAAGTAGTTAAAGATTTATTGGTGGGATAGAGGATATAGCAAATACATTCAAATCAAATGGCATTGTGCAGTAAAAAAGGACTACAGTTAAACTATTAAAACAGAAGTTTAAGAACCCAGAAGTTATGTTCAAATAGAAAATACAAAGCAATGGGGCAGTCTAACCTTAAATGGTCTGAACAGCAGATAAAGTTCACGGGGCTTGATATCTGTTGGGAGGCCACTCACAAACAGTGTGCGCACCTAGGGAATGAAAGAAATTCAACCAAAGAAGTTTAATTTATAGTTGGATTCTGAGAGTAAATCTTATGAGGGGGCACTACCAGCAGACCAAACATACATGCACCCTCATACCAGTTCCATCCCAAACACACCACTCTTACAACACCATGGAGGCATTATGGGCCAACGATCACCCAAGAACACATTTTTACAGGAAATTCTGAATGTCTGGGAAATTGAAATCCTGTCAAAGGCTGAAGACGTAATCCTGAATGTCCATTTGCCTGTGGATGATTAGCCCTTAAAAGCTCCTGTGGCTCTGAGGGAGGGTCTTATCAGCAGTGGTCTGCCAGCAGAACAGTGGAGGACAGTCATGCACAGCATGACCACATTTCCTTCCCTTAACCCATTGCTATGAGACCAACTGTGCGCAAGGGTACACCGGAACATCAAGTGGCAACAGCTTCAGCACACACCAGTTTTCAGCAACACCACAATGGCTTCCCTGTCCATAAACAGCCTTCAAAAATAAATGTTCCACACCACACATTGTTCAGCTTTTTTCTTGGCTACGCCACTTCAAACACATCAAGTGTGGCAATATTTCAATACAGCCTCAGAGGTTCACTTTCATAAAGACCTGTACATCTTATTCCTTTGTCTGAGGAGCAAGACAGGTTGATGTAATCATTCAAGGTCGTGTGCTCACGTAGTACAAGTACTGGATATAGACAGATTCAGAGAGGCTCTATGATTAGAgtacaataaataaatgtttaaagtACCATATAACATATGTGCACAAGTGCCCAATCATAATAAAGACCTATGTATTAAGGACATGCCATAACTGACTGGATCTGTAAAGGCTTGCTGCATTTGGCCGTTTGAATCATTCAGATAGGGTCTCGTGTGTCAGCATTGCCTTTATGGCAAAATTATATTAAACAATTCTACCAGATAGTCACAGACCTTAAGAATTTATAAAACAAACCTTGAATTGAGACAGTTTTAGATTTATCCGTGTGCCAGTAGCCTATGCACCATAATCTGATTCTCGACATCGTTTGCCAATCATTTTTCCTAAAATTTGTTATGGTGGTCAGGGGGAAACGTAGGCATGATTGTTTTACCGGTGAAAAGACCCAACATGACTTCCTATTGCTATTCAAATATTCCTATGAACTTGGCCTTAAGATAATAACCTGGTAAGTACAAAGCGGCTAATCTCAGAATCAAAATCCACCCAGACACACTTTTGAGTTGCATTCAatgggggggaaaaaacgaTTACGCTTTGATCAAGTACACCATTTATCGCTTTAGGCGTTCCACAATAAAATCACCTTGTCGCTTTTTCTTTTCTATTGAAGTGTCGTGCTGAATTATTGCATGTTAGGACATAAGCTATCTAGAGGCAGAAATAACTGATAATGTAACCAGACACCACTAAAGCCTGCGTACTTAGACTACTGAAAGTCTATTAAAAAGTTAGGAAAACAAAAATGAAGTAACAACTTGTCTTCAACGTAGTATTTTTAACCAGCACTGGAGGTGCGCACTTTGATGAGACTGTAGCTGAATTAAAGCCGATCACCACTGCTGATTGGCAATATAAAACCATGCCCCACAGAAGATAAAAAGCTCAATATTTATCAAACAAGGTAAAATTCTCACAAAACAAGTCAATTGACTAAACAGACagtgacgttaacgttacaaaCATTTGCACAGCCACCTCGGAGTTCAAACAACTAACTTTCTGTTTACACTTTTTTAAATTTAGACAAATTTAAACGTCCCCTTACCTCTTCCTCCATAGATACGTTGTTTGTCTCGGTATCAGATTTGAGACTCATGGTGTGTGAATTCTTTTAAACTACACGGGGGAAAGTTCTGTTCCTTGCTGAAGCAGATACCTGCGCGTCGTAAGCTAGCAGTTTCTTCTGGTGTTCGAAAAGTGCCCAAGTGAAGTTGCGATAAAGACGAGTATATCCCAAAAATACTTGGAAAAATAGAAAAGCTAAACTACGGTGGCAGAGTGGAAAGAAAGGTGGAAAGGTGCACTGTGAAGGTGAGAGAAGTGAGAAGAGGTGGCTGTGTGTCCCTCCCGCTTACATCTATCCTGCTTTAGTTAACTCTGAAGCCAAGTGTGTAACTTGTTCAGAGGGGAGGTCTGTATCAGAGTTACCCTATCCACCAATTAGGTCATCAACTAATTTGAAGGCCCAAAGAACTGTGTGGCAATCAGGCAGCAGATAGGGCTCAGCTGGTGCAAACCCAACCTCTCTGTTATCGCATCATGGCTTTTTGGGGAGGAGCGAGAGTCTCCTTTCCCACTTTTACACATTTTAGTTAAGTTGCCCATGTCTTTTTTCAATGCATGTATAAAATACTTTTTTATGATCAAATGGATGTTAGAGTATATGTGATATTTGGTGTAGCGACCCATATCTTATTTAGATATTACAGAGAGGAGTTTTGCAGTGAAATAGGCTCTGTATTTGTTTACAATAGGCCATACCATAAATTAATTTGAGACAGTAGATATAACAATAAAACACAAACCCACAACATAATCTTACAAATTAGAATAGCAACTCAATGTCAACAGTTTTCAATACAACTTAATGCGTATTAGAATAATTTTGCTAAAGGTAGTTTACCGCTGAATTCTCAAAATGGTTGTTTTGCCTGTATTCTGGATAATTTACATCATCTATAAAACTGATGAATACTTAATATAAGTGATCATTTAAATAGATGTCTTCTATTCACAGGGTGTCTTCCATTCTCACTGCAGAAACCTAGAGGAGAAATACCTCTAGTTCAAGGTACTCTTAAAATAAATATCATAAATTtgtataaaagtgtgtgtgtgtgtgtgtgtgtgtgtgtgtgtgtgtgtgtgtgtgtgcattcatctTGCAGCCAACATGGTAGGCGAGTTTCCTGACTTTGTGTTGGAGTACAATAAAGCACCCTCTGAGCACAGGAGTGGAAAGGGCTGGAAATATTTAGCTCCTGAAGCGACTGACTAAATACATGTTTTGTACAATACATCTAAAATTAGGCATATTATTTTGTAATGTCAAAGggatacaaaaaaaacattgcggCATTTAGTTTATTCTTATGAAAATGGCATCACTGGTCATCCTAGCTAGGTAAATGCACTGAACATAGCAGTATCCCATATTTCAggaacaaaagaaaaatgcaCTATTTGATTTTAATCAAAGAAATATGCATATATGATGTATtgtgaaaacattgtttttaaaGTTACGTTAAGTGTTAGCAGTCATGCTTATTGTGTTATCAAATTCTCAGAGGTTTATAAATAACATGCCTCAGTTCACACCTCCCCCAGCCATCTTGCCCCAGGACAAGAACCAGTGACAGGCCCTCACCGAGTGATAAGTGTCCAGATTAAGGCATTCTTATCATGTGTCTTTCACTCAGAAAGCCAAACACTCTAGTGAACCACAGCTGATCTGATGCCAACTGCCCTGATTCTTTACACATTATGTTAGAAAAATGTGCTAACAGTTACGGTTAATGGAGGTATTTGTCAGAAAATGGACTTGCTGTCACTGAAGAAAAAATCTGTGAAGAATCAAATATTTCAAATGGATCTATAGTTACAATACTTACTAGAATTTCAATTTGTCAAATTGTGAAAGGGACGTCTATGCTCAGTAATAAATGATGACAATTAACAAAAGACAGATGGCTGAATGACAGAAGTCGTACcaaatgtatgcatgcatgaacAATATGGATGTGCTAAAAGGTAACAGCAAATAACTGATGACACTCAGTTTCATGTGTTTTAAATAAAATTGTATACATGTGTACAGTGATTTAGtgaaagataatgaatataaatGCTTCAATAAGCATGCACATAGAACAATGTATTGGTACATATTTAAATggattattatttatattagaTGTTTCCTATCTGAAAAATGTGTCATCACTTATTAACAAATCTGGGGCAATTCTCAAGCTTATAGATTTGGGCACAAATGTTATGACTGCTTCCTGCAAATGTGGACCATTTATAGTCCGGGCCAAAACAAAGGCCCTCTCATCCAGTAAACCATGAGAAAGGCATTCCTCTGCGTAGTTAATTAGACTGCAGCCACATCATGGAAAATGGGAGGTTACCAAACGAAATAGCTGAAAGCATGTCCATACACTCAGGCATTACAAGAGGTCCAGGCCAGAGGGGCCTGTGAAAAGACACCAACCATATATGGATGAGACTGTCACTGTAGTGTTTATCTGAACTATGAGCGAGGCCGGGAGATTAGGCCTTGCTGCTTGAACAGAAAGAGTGCTTGCAGTCGCTGAAGCACGCAGGTGATCAGAAGTCATGGAATAACTGAAAAGCTGAGAGATTGAGTAAAAGCCAAACTGCAGTGAATTCCAGGTTGCATTTATGGTGGCAAGATGCTTTACATCAAGTTTGTTTTGTCAGGGTAGCGTTTTCTCTGAGGAATGAGTTGGAGAACTCATTGTGTAATCTAAGAAGATAAACTACAGAGGCTGAAGATGGAAAGTAGCTATGTATTTATAgcatttctctctgtgtctcttgtgTACTGATATGTCCTTCAACAGCAAGTCCAACAACAGCAGTGCATGATGTTTGCTTGCAGTTAAATCTGTGTCAGTAAACAATGGGTCTGTTAGTGGCATGCCATGAATATGtgtcacagattgggataaaatgATATTGAACAGACAGAGCAATGATTATAACTCCATCTTGAAACACGGTTTGTGTGTAGGTTGCTCTCCAAAAATATAGCACTTCTAtgaagctgagctgtgctgtagGTTAAGATTGCCATACAATATTGGCTATAATGTCATCTGTAGTGCAGGTGGGTCTGCAGTATAAACAATAACAAactaaattaattaattgtaAGATGATTTTCACATAGACCGATATATCCACTGATTGGCCATAACGATTTGAAGATTAATTCTGATTGGAACATGAGGATGTCATATGTGTCCAAAACTGATTCAGATGTATGATACTGCCCATCCTGAGAGAAACGGGGGCTGCAAGGTGAGATGAAGATTGGCTTTTAGCAGCCCTCCAAGGATCCTCCATCGCAACACTCCCCCTCCTTCCACACTGTCGATTCTTCAGCTTCATTACTTCTGCCGAAGCTGAAAAAATACTTTCTTTGCATGTTCAGTCGCTTCTAGGTAAGGACAAATAAAGATGGAGGACCTATTCTGAAGGACTTCATTTCTACAAAGACAATGAGCAGAACAAAGACACTTTAATTCAATAGATGAATAGTGAATACCTGATAATGAATAAATTAGGAATAGTAAAGacattgtttattttgttaCCTTTCCATGCTCCAATGTTTTTTCATCATCTTTAAGACTTTAGGTCAGTGTGAGTTTGTTACGAACAGTATCTCTTCACTGTCTACAAGATAGATCTTTTAGTGTGATTCCTCCTCATACCTTCTGGGCTAAATGGAACAGTGAACGACAatttaatgtttttgttgttaaaacAAAAAGTTCAAGAATGTGGTTAGATTTACTGCTGCCTTTAATGTATATAGATAAAGCCAAAAATGAACCAATAATTCACAAAATTATAAGTTATGTCATCAGACATCAGTATATGAAAATAAATCATCAAAGAAGGGCTATTGCACATTTAATGTAAGAAGAGGCATGCGAGTTACACCAGAGACATCGTGGCCAAAGATAGCAGAGAGATACTGCAAGCCAATGATTTATTTACACCCCTTTCCTTCCACATTTAACAGAGGGATGAAACAAACCACAAAAGATGTCTTACAttagcaaaaagaaaaaaaaatatccaaaaCTGGAGATGGATGGATATtaaacatagaaacacagatTTTCTAAGGATACATCTCAACCGCAATCAAATTATTGACCCTCAATTGCTGCTGACAGCCAGTGAAAAGAAAAGTAGTCATAATCATAATTCCTCTTTTCTACCCATCAGTAACTGTGTAATCATTTTATCAGTTTGGTTTTACTGTCTCTAATCCTCACGCCTGGCGCAGGAACTGTGACACAAAGCCTGAGCAAGCCAGTGCGAGGCCCCTGATGAGCTTCATGTTTTATTTGAGAAAAGCGGCCCCATTGTCCCAGAAGCCCCCTCGTAGtgcactcctcctcctcgcgcCTCACTGCAACTGTCCCATCGCATTAGCCTCTCCTGCCGCCAAAGCACTTAGCTGCTGTTCCCATTGCCCTCTGTGCCGCAGCGAAACTCCGCTCAGAAAGTCCAAGAAAACTTTCAAGAGCGCAGCCCCCTTACAAACAAGTGCAGCTTccttcctgtatgtgtgtgtgggggtaaacACTTCCTGGTCTGCGCCATGAAGGACTGCTTTAGTGATGGAATGCCATGTAATTTGTACATATTAGGGAATGATACATTGTGCAAAGGTAGGATTTAAATGGCGTTGTGGGGACAGTAGCGTGTCATTgttcaagggagagagagagagagagagagagagagagatgacattcCGCCACAGTGAGtgcttgtgtcagtgtgtggcaTACTGTAAGCTGCTAGTTAATTTTAAGTACCAAGATAATTCATGCACAGAAGAAATGTCAGGGCTATATGTGTACAATTAGAGGACACTCCAGATTGTATGTGAGccatatggtgtgtgtggccCCTTGCAGTGCACACCCTGTGTAAGACGAACTGTCTCCATTTGGTGTTATCCTTGCTTCAGTTCCTGTTTCCCActaaaacacagtcacacatgagCCTGCACGCAGGCAAGCAAACACACTCGGGCAGCCCACCCGCCCAcctcacgcacacaaacaaacacgcggCAGTAACCCAAGCTCTGGGCTCCCACATCTGCATGATGTTCAGCTGGGGCTTTTGGCAGCCCCCTGTCACTGAGGCTCCGCTGCTTCTCAGCCGCTGCCTCCCATTCAATGGCCaaggaaacacaaacactcacaaacgGTCAGTCACCAGAGTTCATTGCTTCAGACCCAGGGACAGACATCCAGGGAAAACAATGACCATTGCCAGAGATATACtgtgtttattgtttgtgtggagcAAATATAACAAACATAAGCTGAAATATGATGAGCATGGATTGCAACAATACCACCCTTTTCTGCTCTGTGGCCTAGTTCTATCATCTGAAGTTTTGAAACAATGTGACTTCCCAGCATAtgcaggggcgcagctacccattttttgaggggtatgcaacaacaaattggcgccccccccctaccccacccccccaaaaaacacaaacaactaaagtaaatcaaaaggccaataatgtattacatattattattttttaagaaattctggcgatttgaacttgaagtattgttaaatgtcgcagaagagagtctaaacggttctcataacgtccttttgccagctgttgctcacaaaggataaggctgatccaactctagcctttgtttgcgccacattgacagcacaatattaagttattacaaggagtcttcattgttaggaaatggaatcatgtaatgagttgttgctagtgtgacatttctgtttgcagtttgccattaaaagtgcagtatgagcatggtagccacctagctatctgaatggaatataggctgtttcaatcggcatatgcttagcaaacgctagttagtctggtaACATGAATAGCATGAACATGAAACGTGTGCttccaagcacagacgtcacactttaaatcctacctgttgcttttcaccatccacttatttaactactgtcgcattccttgacatgccatctcattttccctttctttttctattttagcCCACGACAGCTTTTTTgctttatccatctttttccatagacgaaaactcactactcgtacctgctaactcagcgctcacggcgcccccactccctcttctatgtcaaaattctatgatagaatcttatgagatagggcgcctactctagcctgttagtcctctaaaatgttatttatcatTGAGGAAATTCAGAAATTATTTAGAAacgtacaacagtagctacatatagaatacaccaaatatattattattattattattattattattattattatttttatcatCGCTTTTGCGCCCCCATGGTtctgcgcccctatgcgccgcatatagcgcatacccactttttgcgccactgagcATATGGACAATCATTGGACTCATCAGAGTCCTTTGTACAAGGTTCCATGGCACTGAGGAAGATACCGTGTTCTGTAAGAGATGAGTGCTGTTGCCAAGACCACAAAAGTTGAACATTTGAGTATTTTATCCCACTTAGAGCCACATTCCACAAGTCTAAAACAGACCTAAACAGTGACCCCATAAGATACACAGCACACTCTTTATGGGGAGACTGGCAGATCATAACATACGCATGGCCATGTTCTTCTTCAAACATGACAGGTCACAGCAACACTGTAACATTTTAGCTGGCTTTCCATAAAAACCATTATGTATTGAGATGTAGTTTGAAGGGCAAAGAAAAATGTTGATATGTGCGGCTGtccatttaatttcacttatagaggaGAGTGATATT
The Alosa sapidissima isolate fAloSap1 chromosome 14, fAloSap1.pri, whole genome shotgun sequence DNA segment above includes these coding regions:
- the rbpms2b gene encoding RNA-binding protein with multiple splicing 2b isoform X1; translated protein: MSLKSDTETNNVSMEEEVRTLFVSGLPTDIKPRELYLLFRPFKGYEGSLIKLTSKQIVNVFSTLFQPVGFVTFDSRSGAEAAKNALNGIRFDPESPQTLRLEFAKANTKMAKSKLMATPNPTNIHPALGAHFIARDPYDLTGAALIPASPEAWSPYPLYTTELTPGLPHTAFTYPAAAAAAAALHAQMRWYPSPSEASQPGWKSRQFC
- the rbpms2b gene encoding RNA-binding protein with multiple splicing 2b isoform X2, whose translation is MSLKSDTETNNVSMEEEVRTLFVSGLPTDIKPRELYLLFRPFKGYEGSLIKLTSKQPVGFVTFDSRSGAEAAKNALNGIRFDPESPQTLRLEFAKANTKMAKSKLMATPNPTNIHPALGAHFIARDPYDLTGAALIPASPEAWSPYPLYTTELTPGLPHTAFTYPAAAAAAAALHAQMRWYPSPSEASQPGWKSRQFC